In the Mytilus galloprovincialis chromosome 10, xbMytGall1.hap1.1, whole genome shotgun sequence genome, one interval contains:
- the LOC143049312 gene encoding transcription cofactor vestigial-like protein 2, protein MYQFYSPYFSHKSSSNEFSKIGSSGIYDYHLSGDYLTSNHSTTSELERDLHSGLDSETERPKSSQYIAPNCVLFNYFSGDVSTVVDDHFSRALSQPSSFTLDKCNTGDRKPEKPLMCQRKMPSSFWNSNHKRTSPYGSSCGLDYRDPYFPPSWYTLQNNHWPYSFPRHHAHSELGQNFTYSSLDTAGKLGTPYQSLMFPPGYESRQNKYDFTKNMESLSSPSNYYGLSRFGMDLATKGNIDSTVSGLEYQLQSARREMCW, encoded by the exons atgtatcaaTTTTATTCGCCTTACTTTTCACACAAATCGTCCAGTAATGAATTTTCT AAAATTGGAAGTTCTGGAATTTATGACTATCATTTGTCTGGTGATTATTTGACTTCTAACCATTCCACTACAAGTGAACTTGAAAGAGACTTGCATTCTggattagattctgaaacggagAGACCAAAATCTTCGCAGTATATTGCACCAAACTGTGTATTATTTAACTATTTTAGTGGTGACGTTTCAACAGTTGTCGATGACCACTTTAGCAGAGCTTTAAGTCAACCAAGTAGTTTTACCCTGGACAAATGTAATACTGGTGACAGAAAACCGg AAAAACCTTTGATGTGCCAGAGAAAAATGCCTTCATCATTCTGGAACAGTAATCACAAGAGAACGAGTCCATATGGATCGTCATGTGGGTTGGACTATAGGGATCCGTATTTCCCGCCATCTTGGTACACACTTCAGAACAATCATTGGCCTTATAGCTTCCCACGACATCATGCTCATTCAGAACTCGGTCAGAACTTTACATATTCATCCCTAGATACGGCGGGAAAGTTGGGAACACCATACCAGTCTTTAATGTTTCCGCCTGGCTACGAATCAAGACAAAATAAATATGACTTTACTAAGAATATGGAGTCTTTATCTAGTCCAAGTAACTATTATGGACTTTCAAGATTTGGAATGGACTTAGCGACCAAGGGAAACATTGATTCAACTGTTTCTG GTCTAGAATATCAGTTACAATCAGCCAGAAGAGAGATGTGTTGGTAG